Part of the Ziziphus jujuba cultivar Dongzao chromosome 8, ASM3175591v1 genome is shown below.
GCCAATGCTAAATTGTTAAAATGAAGTCATTAATATTCTAAAGACTAGACTAATTACATATGCAGTCGGTCAGGAAGAGTACTGTTGCTTCTTTCAAGTACCAAAATCACTGACAATTTCCAAAGTAGCCGTTTTGTGGGGCCGTTAGGAAAGTAAATGGAAGTGCATGCAtatacaaatcattttcaaaattgattttgatcATTCGGAGAAATCTAACGCACGAGAACTTAGTCCAAGTTGCGAGATTCACGGCAAAACTGGCTACCACAATGAAGGGGACtgtgcataatatatatatatatatatatatatacatatatatggcaaGCCAAGGCACATTATTTTGTGGCATCCCTAAGTTGTATCATCATGGCTTTGTCATTTACAGCTGTTATGAACcttttctttacaattttacTGGCACAAGCTACCATTAATTTGAGTTCTGAAAGCAGCAGTGATGATGTAGTATGCATTGAGAGTGAGAGAAGAGCATTGTTGAGTTTCAAGCAAGATCTTGTTGATCCTTTCAACAGGCTTTTGTCTTGGAACACTTCTCATGAGAACTGCTGCAAATGGGCTGGAATTGTATGCAACAATTTAACTGGTCATGTCGAAGAGCTCCACCTTCATAATGGCTCGTTACAGGGCAAGATAAATACCTGGTTGCTTGGTTTAAAGCATCTGAGTTACCTAGACCTCAGCTACAATTATTTTGGAGGGACTCAAATTCCCATCTTCATGGGTTCACTTGTGAGTTTAACATATCTTGACCTCACAAATGCTGGCTTTAAGGGACTGATTCCTCACCAACTTGGGAACCTCTCGAGTTTGACTCATCTTGGTCTTCAAGGTCAATTTTATCAGTATGATCAGCCTGCAGCTTTATATGTTGAGAATCTTCATTGGCTTTCTGGTCTTTCTTCGCTACAACATTTGGATATGAGCCACGTGAATCTTAGTAAAGCCTCAGACCATTGGTTGCAGGTAATAAACAGGCTCTCTTCTTTGTCAGAACTGCAGTTGTACGGCTGTGAGCTTTCTCATATTATTCCTAATAATTCTGTGTTCTATGTTAATTTTACATCCATTTCCGTCCTTGATATTTCATCGAACCATTTTAATTCTTTCATACCGGAATGGATTTTCAACATGAACAGTTTAGTGTATCTTGATCTAAGCTACAACAGATTTTTAGGCCCATTTCCCAATAGTTGTTGTTGGAATTTAACTTCCCTGAGAGGCCTTAAAGTTGCTTTTAACCAGATGAATTCTTCTTTAGCCATTTGGTTATCTGGTCTGAGTAGTCTAGTGGCTCTTGATCTAAGTGGTAACTCTCTACAAGGTCCACTTCCAAGCAGCAACCGAAACTCGACTGCTCTTAGATACCTTGAGCTGGGTGCATGTGAATTAAAGTCAACCATTTTAAATGGCTGTTTGTATGATTTGGTCAGACTTGAATACCTTGGCCTTAATCGGAATAATATAGAGGGTGTAATCTCAAGTGCGTTTCAAAATCTTACGTCACTTGTTCAGCTTAAGATGTCTGGTAATTCACTGGAAGGGGAAATACCAACATTTATGGGAAATCTTGCGTCACTCGTTTATCTTGACTTGTCCTATAATTCACTTGAAGGAGAAATTCCTTCCTCTTTGGGAAATCTGACGTCAATTGTTGATCTTGACTTGTACAGTAATTCACTTGAAGGAGAAATACCTTCGTCTTTGGGAAATCTGACGTCAATTGTTCATCTTGACTTCTCCAGTAATAGACTTGGAGGAGAAATTCCTTCATCTTTGGGAGATCTGACGTCAATTGTTAGTCTTTACTTCGTCAATAATTCACTTGAAGGGGAAATACCTTCAACGTTGGCAAATCTTTGTAATCTGGAGGAAATTTATTTGAGTGATAACAAATTTGATGGAAAGGTGTTAAATGCTTTTGACAGCTTGTCCTCAGGCTGCCTTTCGAATAGTTTGAGGTCAATCGACTTGAGTAGGAATTCCTTTTCTGGTCAGTTGACGGATCAAATTGTTGAATTCAAAAATCTAGTCTATCTTTCTTTGAGGGATAATAAGATTTCTGGTCCTATTCCGGTGTCATTTGGAAAATTATCAGCTTTACAAGTTTTAGATGTTGGAAGAAACCAACTGAATGGATCTCTTCCAGAAAGCCTTAGTGGTCTCTCAAATTTATATGGTCTCGACATTTCTTGGAATCATTTAGAAGGTGTTGTTACCCAACTTCACTTTGCAAATCTCACTAGTTTGTCGGTGTTAATTGCCTCTGGAAATTCATTGAATCTAAGAGTAAGTCCAGACTGGATTGCTCCTTTTTATCTTCAGAGGCTTGAATTAGGATCATGGAATTTAGGCCCCACATTTCCAGTGTGGCTTAAAACACTAAAACAGAACGATTTGTATGTGGACTTATCGAACACTCAAATCTCAGGCACCATCCCCAATTGGATTTGGAACGTACCCGTTACAAACTTGAACATCTCTCATAACCAGCTCACTGGGATAATTCCTGATATGCTTCATTTTGGTTCTTCCTACTTAGCGATTGACATGAGTTCCAACATGTTCAATGGTCCGCTACCTCGAATCTCTTCTAATGTCACAAAGCTATATATTTCTAATAATTCTTTGTCTGGAGATATTTCTCACTTTCTATGTCAACCCTTGGGTACACCAAACAGACTAGCAGAACTTCATCTTGGAGAAAACAATTTATCAGGAACGCTTCCTAACTGTTGGATGCATTGGCCAAATTTACGTTACATAAAGTTGGGTAATAATAATCTAACTGGGAATATTCCAAGCTCTCTGAAATCTTTACAAAGCTTGATGTCATTGCACATGCGCAACAATAGTCTCTCTGGAGAAATACCCccatctttgcaaaattgtgCGGAATTAGCAGTTCTAGACCTTGGTCTAAATGACTTCACTGGAGCCATTCCAAAATGGATGGGAACTAGTCTGCTCAAACTAAAGATTCTCAGTCTTCGTTCAAACAAGTTGAATGGTCATATTCCATTTCAGCTCTGCCACCTTACTCAGCTTCAAATCATGGATTTTGCTGACAACAATCTTTCTGGGATTGTACCAAAGTGTTTCATCAATTTTAAAGTCATGGCCAAAAAACAAGTTTCAGGTTATTCATCCTATTACTCCTTCTATTACCCCTTCTTTAATGGCTACCTGGAGGATGCATATTTGGtgataaaaggaaaagagaatcaATATGACAGAATCTTGCCACTTGTACATTATCTGGACCTTTCAAGCAATAAACTCACGGGAGAGATCCCACAACAACTTACAGCTCTCCAGGGATTGATATCTCTAAATCTGTCAAGAAACTTCTTGAAAGGAAGAATTCCAGATAGCATTGGCAACATGGTGTGGTTGGAATCTCTTGATTTCGCAAGAAATCAACTTTCCGGTGTAATTCCTCCAAGCTTGTCAAGTTTAACTTTCTTAAGTTACTTGAACTTGTCTTATAACAATTTGTCAGGAAAAGTTCCATCAAGCACCCAACTCCAGAGTTTTAACGCTTCTAGCTTCATCGGCAATGAACTCTGCGGACGTCCACTTTCCAACATCTGTGATGAAGACCAGACAAAACCTACGACAAAAAATGGAGCACAGGAGGAAGATGATGGAGATGAAGTTGGCCGCTGGTTTCATTTGGGCATTGGAACAGGTTTTGGGGTAGGATTCTTTGGTGTAATTGCTCCATTAGTCTTCTCCACAACCTGGAGGCATGCTTATTTTGGCTTTTTTGGTTACTTGTGGTACAAAATTCTCTACAAGTACAATTGCCTTTGGATATGAAAGGTGACCATGAGCCAACCAATAAAGCATCTACGAGAAGCCGAGTTTTCTCTCTTTATCTACGAGAAGCCgagttttctctctttcttttagcTATCTTTTGCATCTATTGTAGGCTACTGGTGTTTTTTCAATTTGGATGTTATTGTCTTTTTACTCTTCTGCATAACCAGAGTATAAGTGTGGGTTTGTTGTTTATGTGTAATACAAGATTCTGTACAATACGTTACCATTCAGCTTATTGTCTCCTTGGTCTTAGTAAAGTTTACATTAAATATGGAtggttaattaatttgcaagAATTTATATTTGCCTGAATGTCTCATTACTTGGCATGCTTAGAAGTTTTATTTACATATACAGGTGCCGGAGAGCTATTTTCTACCATTTTCTTGCAAATATTAACTGGAgagaaacaaatcaaaaaacCAAACACTCATTATTAGAAACACCTAAACAGTCATTCCAATTTTCAACTGGCATAAATTAAGTTTCCATGATAGCGTATGGCCATCCACAACCTGTAGGCATGCTAATTTTCGCATTTTTTGTCACCCGTAGTAAAAGATTCTCTACGGTACATTTGCTTTTGAAATTCCATGTGAGTGGCCTTGAAATGTGACCACGAGCCAAACAATAATGCATCATACCATaatttttgctttctctttTGGAAGCAGGGTTTCCTCTCTTTCTTCTAGCTTTATTTAGCCTCTGTTGTAGATCACTGGCATTGTTtgaatttagatattattttcttgctttttaCTGTGCTAAGTTACCATGCAGCTTGTTGTCTCCCTTCTTGCAATTAAAAACTTCTAAACAGTCGTTTCAATAATCAACCGGCATTCAATTATCATGGTAGCAAACACAGTTCTAAACAAATTCTTTAAGAGCTTTGTAAAAGACATATGGTTATCTATTtgactttaaaaattaaatcttgTATAGTCTTAACTATGACTTGAGGACTTAGAGTAGCATCAACCTTCAGTATTCCTTCACAATCATCGATCTGAAGCAAATCTAACTGAGATTGCAAAAGTGTGGCCGGCATGAAATGTTTCCCTTCTGCAACTCTCTTCTCTAGCCGAGCTGCAAGCACCTCCACATCAGCATCCAAGAGAACAAACTTCACAACACTGGCATAGCTTTCAAGTTCATAATTAGGGTCGCCAGATCTTAGAATTTCTCTGTACCGTTTCTGCAGAGCTGAACATCCAAGAATtacagtttttttgttttcgatGCTCTCTTTTAAGGCATCCTGAAGCATTTCAAGCCAAGGAATCCGGTCTTCATCTGAAAGAGGGATCCCATTGCACATCTTTTCTGTAGTTTGACAGAATAAATATTCTGAATAGATTTCAACAAGACAAACAGAGTGGGATGATTTACACAGCATAAAGTTACATATCTACCTTTGTTTAATACGGGATGGAAATCATCTGCGTCAATAAACCTACAATTTGTCTCTTTTGCTAGCAACTCACCTATTGTGCTGTTGAATCGCATCAAAATGATACACAAGAACAAGCAAAAACCAAGATACTTGATGATCAAAATcaaatgtaaaagaaatattttacatGTCTACTGATTTTGTACCAAGGTTGTCTGGTAAACTTATTACCAAGAAAATATTGTTCTGCACAAACTTaaagttaaatattataaaaggaAATATTCAAAAAAGGTAATGGACCAGCTGAGATTATTGTCGGAAATTCATAATCTTTTATGAGAAGTCACAGTTTGGAAAATGACTCTTGTGTAGCACATGAAATTGGAAACATGCATCTTTTGAACATGATCTCTGTCCTGTAGAACAGAGTCATGCTATGGATGGAGCACGTAAAGCTAATACTAACTTTAAGAGGGTGGGAGGGCAGGGGGAGCTGGAAGCGGGCAACAAATCATAAATAACCCCAGAACTAAATCAAATGCCATTCAAGTCTGAATATTTTCCTATTTGTAGACAAACTCCTTACTAGATAGTTAAAGACCCAAGAAGAATAAATTCTTGTTTACTAGTAAAGATATGAATAATAGTATCTACTTATTACATCATTTGCTCGCTATGTGAAAGTCTCTACTCACTCACTTTAATGGTTTAACGTACAAATCTATATCCAATTCCCAATTACTACCGATAACAGCAGAAGAATATAAATTCATTAATCTTTCcataatcaaagttttttttttttttttggggtggttCATCTTTCCAAGAATGTAGTAGCCACGGAAACTTATAAAACCTCTAACGATTATTCAATCAGACCTCTAGAATAGACAGCAATTTCAGTGCTAGATAGATTATGTAACATACCGTATTTCTATACATATATTGGAAGGAAATGCATAAACTCATTCATGGCACTCAGCAATAGAATGAAAGGGACAAAGTAGAACCTGAAACGAAAATTAAGGAAATAAAGCTTACGTTTTTCCAGCACCACTGACACCCATGATCACTACAGCCATCCCTGATTATTGGAATAGAAAGAAATTTagcaaattcaatttaaaagggcaaccaaaaaaaagaaatttcatccaGAAACAGACACCAAGTTCATATTTTAATCAGCAAATTCCAAACACagaacccaaaaagaaaacaaaaggtaACTTCAAGATATTACCTTCGGAAGCGGAAGCCATGGTGAAGGAATaatcaaatgaaaataaatctATGAAGCATACCAATTTTCAACATAAATAGCCACTGCTGGGCTAATCAAACCAGCAGAAGACAGAACctacttttttttccccccttttttcttttttttttttttctgagaaaataaaaaggacaaaaactaaaaataaaaggtgaaggaataattttatatagcctctttttttgcttaaaaaaggGGTtatattaacacaaaaaaaaaaaaaaaaaaaaaaaaaagcaaccaaACAAAATAGTTGCCAAGGAAACaggaaaatgaaattaaattatttcctGGTTCATTATTTCAACAAAAGTAGAGATGGTGAAATGAGAGACAGTGCCTATTCTACCATTCATGAGGCCCCATCTGGATGCAAGATGAgccaatatataattttacatagCCTCATCATGCAAAAGATGATACCCATGCATAAAGGTTggtctccctttttttttttttgggttggggtTGTTGGGCTCTGCCCAAATGACATGACGTAGGAGTTTGACGTAGATAATGGTACAGTTGTTAACAGGGGTAGCCAAGGGAATAAAATCTTCATGCTGAATGCGGCATCTGATTCCCACGTTATCCAGTTCTTTCGTCCACAGCGTGTCGTCTAGTCAACCAAACATTATTCAGGATCTTAGgccaatttttttcatataaactttTTATTCTGTATCCATGTTTAAAAcactttttttatgttttttttacacAAGCCAAAAGGGCAAAAAAGTTAAATAGTTTGATTACTTGGGAACTAGCCCTGCTATGTTTCAATTTGTGGAAGATATAATAACGTTTTCATTGTTAAGGACGAAGACTAATCACAAAAAGATCGTATCTACATGACAACCAGTGTGTCATAACCAGTAAAACTCATATAGTGGTATTCCTCCAATATAATACAAATTCTGCTCCAAGCACAAGAACCAATATCTTGTTTGCACTTCCTGGACACTCAAAACCAATGGTGTCCATAGAAATGGAGCAAGGAAAAAGGTCTTCTCTTCATGACTTTCTCAATATTGTATGTCACCGGCTTCGAATTTGAACAGGGAGTAATGTGTTAAAGTAAAAGAAATGACAGGATATCTGCTGAAACACCTTCAAGAAGGTCAGGCTTAGACTGTCGTATGTTTTGAGATGTGATTTTCATCCTCAACGCTACATCAGACCGGATTTACTCTCCCACGGCAATAATAGGGAGtcccctgaaaaaaaaaaaaaaaaaaaatgcaaccaATGTTAATGCTCATTTCAACAATCTCTCTCCGAAGTAGAAACTGGGGGTCAGACACAACCAGCATCTTTATGTATTGGTAACAGCAATCTTCATTTCCAGCACAAGCAGTTTTTTCGCTTCCATTTTTAATGGTCATATACAAAGATGTGTCAAGTAACAATGATCCTCCCAAAGAAACATGTCTACCAGCCCCAGTCTCATAAGAAATTCTTAAAGCTTACCAGCCACCATGCCTTGAGAAATAGTCATTGTCCAGTGATATAGCAAGAGCAACACAAACAGCTCTCTCTGATAGAGTCAATGGACGAGCAACCTCCAACTCTTCAATCTGCCGTATAGAAAAGCAGATAGAAGATGAGATAAACAAGTAAAACTTAAGGAGAAGATAATTTTCTGGTATGATACCCTACCTGTCTAGCAGCGCCAGTTTTGGAGCTTGAATCTGAACTCCCAAATCGAATCACATATTGACCAGCATCAGTAAATATCTACGTCAAaccaaaacatgaaaaaatattagaatgcTAGGCCAAATTaaaccttaaaaataaaaaataaaaaaattccattcataacaaaaaaaaaaataataataataataataaaacaatataatgTACCAATCCACTTTATCACCACTAAACCATATGAAACTATATCCATAGCAATTTATTACCACTCTGATACTCTAACACAAATCATTAATAGAGAATCAAAAAtcagaaaatgttttaaaataacaaatgcaATTATGGAGAACGAATGGAATAATCTACACAGTTACAAACTAACAGACACAAAAGAAACAACCTCAAAGCCAAAACCTCTCCAGTCACGATCTATCTCAGCCAGCACGTTCCCATCAATGTCCTTCAAAGTAAAAGTCCAATTCCAAAAACCAGGATTTTCGACCACTGCAAACTGCTTATTCCTgcaattattttgatattacaCTTGAATGAATTAGATGgtataaagatgaagaaaacTCAAGAAACTCTTAACAAAAGAAGATTAGCTTCAATTATTTTAGTTTACAAGGTGACAACAGAGAAATATAACATACTAACTTTACCAGATAGACTTGATAAAAAcagttaaaaaatgaaacagttGAACTTACCCTAGGTACAAATCATAAATCCTCCTCCAAAGATGCCATCGTCTGTGAACCACACCAACTTCCTAAAGATCAGCAACCATATTGTAATTTTCATCCTCAAAGACTTTTACTAGCATCCAAAACTAATAGCAAACAACAAACATTCAAAAACCAGCATACCTTACCATTGATCTCTGCATAAATTGAACTGGTTATCCACCAGAAAGGTCTGCGAACCTAACATGGTAATTGAAGACTTTAGCAAAAATATCAAAGCATCCAAGATGCAAACACCAAGCAACTTGTCACTGTTCCAAAGACAAAAATCAAAGTCCTCACCCTGAAAAGCTCATTACCCATGCCATCAGTTATGAAAGCAACAAAAGGGCGCCTTAGACGAAGCAACTTCAAAATGCAAAAGCAGCATTAGCATAGGAAACTCTTTTTTTGCAGacaacagaaaaagaaaaggggaaaaaaaaatggagaatatGTATAAAACAGATAAGTACATATCCATGATATCTCAGATTCAACATTAGAAACCAAAACAGATAACATAGCTAAACAAATTCTCCAAGGAGGAAGAGGAAAGGGGGGTTGGGGAAGAGGTAAAGAAAGTAAACTTATCTACCTGTCTAGCTATGAAATTGCTCTGCTCACGAATAAAACCTACAGGCTGCAAAGCAACCATGAGTAACAGAAAACAATGCATTCTTGACACTTTAAAGCTACTGTATAAGAAATGGGAGAGCGATATGATTAGAATGATTACTTACTGACTCAGGGTAGCACACATCTACAATTGCATACCGGTTCTCCTGAAATTTCATCAAGCAAagtaagaaatataaaatttaaaacgaAGAGAAATGAACAATGAACATACTATGATCAAGTGGCACAACAGCAGTGCACATGAGCACACAAAACAGAAAGCCTGCCTCTGCTTCTAAACATAATTTTGAAACCTGTCAACTTAAAACCATGGTCAACTTAAGACGCCAAGTGATTGCACCTAAGTAAACAAGAGACCAAGCATTTTGACTTTTAAGTCGCCCTAAAACCTTTAAATCCTGACTTGATTCTTAATACTAGAAATTGTAAATACCATGCAAAAGGTTAAATTACTTTTACAGTAACACTGAAGTTAAACTTGCTGAAGAAAAATTCAGCAGTATAATGGGTAATAATACAAAAGCATAAACCTCAACGTTGTCCACTACATGCTTCTAAGCAAAAGGTTCTTCCTTCGCACTATGACAACATGGGACTCCAATAAGAACATATATGAGAAAAGATAATACAGAAAAAGAATTACCTGCTCAAAACCGAGAACAAGATTTGCCCACTCAATATCTCGAGTAATTAGCAAATTTGATCTAGCAAGAAGAGGTGCTACATGGGCCTGCATAATCAAGCAATGTCATGTAAGACATCTCAATTTTATATCAGATAGCCAAATACATGTACATAATTACCTGAAAGTCAAAACCAATAATCCAAAACCTTTCAAAAGCTACAATAATTGAACTGCTGAAGGGCAATGTAGACTAAAGCTACCATTCCAGTGTTAAGAAATTACAATTTAACATCGAAAAATAGCAGGGAGACCTTACCTCTTCTGGAGATTCAGGCTCTAGAAAACCTGTAATAGATTGACTTAGAGGGGGCTGCTTCAGAACCCTTTTACTCGTTGGAGaagaatttgaattttcttcAGCAACAGATGCACCAGAAAACAATCGGTCCAGCGAATTGAGGTATGATGATTGATTATCATAATAATGCCCACGTTTAGCCAATTTCCTTCCTCTTTTCCTTGTAGAATTCTTCATCTTCCTATCTGCAACCCAGAGCTTTGCAAGGTAATTTCTGCCTATGCCAGGATCATTCTCAACATCCTGTCCAAATCGACGGGATTGAATCATTATCTCCTGTTTTGACCCGAAGCAGTTTCCTTCAACACAACCAGCTAGCTTAAATCCCCAACCTAAACTTTTTGCCCAGCTCAATCTTTCTTGAAAAGCTACTACACCTCCACGGGAGCCATCAGGGGCGAAATTCATCGACCTTACTGGGAAAAATCCCCTTTGAGATTGCAACCCACTAAGGCATCGAATCCTTCCAGCATTAAAGATTACACCGTGATGATCTTTTGTAGTATAATAGCAAAACGATGAACCAAATTTGGAATTGTCTCTAGTGGATTTACAAACTTTGGAAAGCCTACACCAACCCATTTTCCAATTCATCTTGCTACA
Proteins encoded:
- the LOC107414818 gene encoding receptor-like protein EIX2 — protein: MALSFTAVMNLFFTILLAQATINLSSESSSDDVVCIESERRALLSFKQDLVDPFNRLLSWNTSHENCCKWAGIVCNNLTGHVEELHLHNGSLQGKINTWLLGLKHLSYLDLSYNYFGGTQIPIFMGSLVSLTYLDLTNAGFKGLIPHQLGNLSSLTHLGLQGQFYQYDQPAALYVENLHWLSGLSSLQHLDMSHVNLSKASDHWLQVINRLSSLSELQLYGCELSHIIPNNSVFYVNFTSISVLDISSNHFNSFIPEWIFNMNSLVYLDLSYNRFLGPFPNSCCWNLTSLRGLKVAFNQMNSSLAIWLSGLSSLVALDLSGNSLQGPLPSSNRNSTALRYLELGACELKSTILNGCLYDLVRLEYLGLNRNNIEGVISSAFQNLTSLVQLKMSGNSLEGEIPTFMGNLASLVYLDLSYNSLEGEIPSSLGNLTSIVDLDLYSNSLEGEIPSSLGNLTSIVHLDFSSNRLGGEIPSSLGDLTSIVSLYFVNNSLEGEIPSTLANLCNLEEIYLSDNKFDGKVLNAFDSLSSGCLSNSLRSIDLSRNSFSGQLTDQIVEFKNLVYLSLRDNKISGPIPVSFGKLSALQVLDVGRNQLNGSLPESLSGLSNLYGLDISWNHLEGVVTQLHFANLTSLSVLIASGNSLNLRVSPDWIAPFYLQRLELGSWNLGPTFPVWLKTLKQNDLYVDLSNTQISGTIPNWIWNVPVTNLNISHNQLTGIIPDMLHFGSSYLAIDMSSNMFNGPLPRISSNVTKLYISNNSLSGDISHFLCQPLGTPNRLAELHLGENNLSGTLPNCWMHWPNLRYIKLGNNNLTGNIPSSLKSLQSLMSLHMRNNSLSGEIPPSLQNCAELAVLDLGLNDFTGAIPKWMGTSLLKLKILSLRSNKLNGHIPFQLCHLTQLQIMDFADNNLSGIVPKCFINFKVMAKKQVSGYSSYYSFYYPFFNGYLEDAYLVIKGKENQYDRILPLVHYLDLSSNKLTGEIPQQLTALQGLISLNLSRNFLKGRIPDSIGNMVWLESLDFARNQLSGVIPPSLSSLTFLSYLNLSYNNLSGKVPSSTQLQSFNASSFIGNELCGRPLSNICDEDQTKPTTKNGAQEEDDGDEVGRWFHLGIGTGFGVGFFGVIAPLVFSTTWRHAYFGFFGYLWYKILYKYNCLWI
- the LOC107414803 gene encoding gluconokinase; this encodes MASASEGMAVVIMGVSGAGKTTIGELLAKETNCRFIDADDFHPVLNKEKMCNGIPLSDEDRIPWLEMLQDALKESIENKKTVILGCSALQKRYREILRSGDPNYELESYASVVKFVLLDADVEVLAARLEKRVAEGKHFMPATLLQSQLDLLQIDDCEGILKVDATLSPQVIVKTIQDLIFKVK
- the LOC107414855 gene encoding altered inheritance rate of mitochondria protein 25 isoform X1, with protein sequence MNWKMGWCRLSKVCKSTRDNSKFGSSFCYYTTKDHHGVIFNAGRIRCLSGLQSQRGFFPVRSMNFAPDGSRGGVVAFQERLSWAKSLGWGFKLAGCVEGNCFGSKQEIMIQSRRFGQDVENDPGIGRNYLAKLWVADRKMKNSTRKRGRKLAKRGHYYDNQSSYLNSLDRLFSGASVAEENSNSSPTSKRVLKQPPLSQSITGFLEPESPEEAHVAPLLARSNLLITRDIEWANLVLGFEQENRYAIVDVCYPESPVGFIREQSNFIARQLLRLRRPFVAFITDGMGNELFRVRRPFWWITSSIYAEINGKEVGVVHRRWHLWRRIYDLYLGNKQFAVVENPGFWNWTFTLKDIDGNVLAEIDRDWRGFGFEIFTDAGQYVIRFGSSDSSSKTGAARQIEELEVARPLTLSERAVCVALAISLDNDYFSRHGGWGLPIIAVGE
- the LOC107414855 gene encoding uncharacterized protein LOC107414855 isoform X2 — protein: MNWKMGWCRLSKVCKSTRDNSKFGSSFCYYTTKDHHGVIFNAGRIRCLSGLQSQRGFFPVRSMNFAPDGSRGGVVAFQERLSWAKSLGWGFKLAGCVEGNCFGSKQEIMIQSRRFGQDVENDPGIGRNYLAKLWVADRKMKNSTRKRGRKLAKRGHYYDNQSSYLNSLDRLFSGASVAEENSNSSPTSKRVLKQPPLSQSITGFLEPESPEEAHVAPLLARSNLLITRDIEWANLVLGFEQENRYAIVDVCYPESPVGFIRGQSNVIAGQVRRLFWWITSSIYAEINGKEVGVGHRRWHLWRRIYDLYLGNKKFDARWKQRLKTYQRRGKTDSKAQTLIWHDLGQDGLIWDLQGF